The DNA segment CAGCGCCGCTGTAAAGGTGTTAATGTTGCTTCAATGTCCTCATACTTTTCAAAAAACTTGCGTAGTTTTATTTCATCTAAAATGGTAATAACGTCAAAAACAATACCGCCTGAAAAACGATATACAGCAGGGATGTAGCATTTCGCCCCTTTATATTCAAACTGCCAGTTTGTCCGCTGGCTAAACCCCCAAAACCCTTTACCTTTGCACCATAAACTTGAAGTAAAATATACTTTCATTAATTAACCTCCTGTTTTACTTACGGCAGCTGTCAAAATCACTAATTTACTAATAACAATAATAATGGTATCTAAGCCCTATTGTATCGTGTCATCATACAGCAAACCATGTTGCGGTTGCGGGGTGGTCATTGACCGCCTCTACATAGGGTGATAGTTATTATTTCGGGGCGGTTAAAGACTCGGAGTCTTATAGTGCTGTTGCCCAGGCCCCTGCTTACTATCATCTTTGACTTGCCAAGTTCAAATTCGCCCGCATCGTATTTTGGGAAAAATGTGGCGTCAGGGGAAAGCAAGCCACCTATAAAGGGAATCCTGATGATCCCTCCGTGCACGTGGCCGGTCAGCACTATATCTGCGCCCCACTGGCTGTATATCTGAAAATACGCCGGGTTATGCGTGAGCAGTATGTTATATTTTTCGCTTTCACACACGCCTAATTTTTTTTCAATGCTAGGCACATCTATAAATTGCTCGCCATTATAGTTGCCGGAGTATCTTCCCCTGTAAAGGAGAAGCGAAATTTCAAGACCATAAAGATTTATTGAGGCATCGCCTTTTTTTAACTCGACTTTATCATTATCTAATATAATGACACCTAAGTTTCTCAATTCATCCATATAAGAGTCAAACCAGCCAGAGCCTGCTCCTTGCGCCTTAAACTCAGCTATTTGCTCGTGATTCCCTTTTATGTAATACAGTTTAAAATCTTTAACCAGTTCTTTTGCCAAATTATAAAATACCTGTCCGTTATCATTGCCTGAATTTAGCATATCACCGGTGGCCACAATAATGTCAGGGTTTTGAGCTTTGATTTGTTCTATAAGACGTATATTATCCCTTCCAAACTCCTTACTATGCAAATCCGACAATTGTAGTATCTTAAAACCTTCAAATTCCTCGGGGATTTTAGGGGATATAATAGTGTATTCAGTTATTTGTAGACTGTTAGCTTCAACATAAAGAAACGCAAGAATTCCGATTATTATGCCTGAAACAATTCCAATGTGCAATTTACTATATTTGCCTGTAATTCTCATTTTCCTCTCCTGCTGTCAGAATAATAAATATGTATTGCAGTTTTGTTGGTTTTTTGCTTATTTGAATAAAAATTCTCGATTCTATGTTTTTTCATTTTATCTAGCGGCGGATTCGCCTTTTTCGCTTTTAAATGTCGATATCCAAAAGCACCGGACAATGGTCGCTTCCCATGACATGTGAGTGAATCTCAACATCCTTTATTTTATCTTTTAATCTTTCGGATACGATGAAATAATCAATTCTCCAACCGACATTTTTTTCTCGAGCCTTGAACATATAGGACCACCAAGTATAAGCATCTTTTTTGTCCGGATAAAGATATCTAAATGCATCAATAAAACCGGAGTTGAGCAGCTCCGTCATCTTCTGCCGCTCTTCATCGGTAAAACCGGCATTTTTTCTGTTACTTTTAGGGTTTTTTAAATCTATTTCCTGGTGAGCCACATTCTTGTCTCCACAGCAAATCACAGGTTTTATGCCGTCTAACTTTATGAGATATTCTCGAAAATCATCTTCCCATTTCATCCTGTAATCTAAGCGGGTCAGACCTCTTTGAGAATTGGGCACATACACATTTACAAAATAAAAATTCTCAAATTCAAGGGTTATAACCCTTCCCTCCGCATCATGTTCCTCTATATCTATCCCATATGCAACCGATAAGGGACTTA comes from the Tepidanaerobacter acetatoxydans Re1 genome and includes:
- a CDS encoding metallophosphoesterase; this translates as MRITGKYSKLHIGIVSGIIIGILAFLYVEANSLQITEYTIISPKIPEEFEGFKILQLSDLHSKEFGRDNIRLIEQIKAQNPDIIVATGDMLNSGNDNGQVFYNLAKELVKDFKLYYIKGNHEQIAEFKAQGAGSGWFDSYMDELRNLGVIILDNDKVELKKGDASINLYGLEISLLLYRGRYSGNYNGEQFIDVPSIEKKLGVCESEKYNILLTHNPAYFQIYSQWGADIVLTGHVHGGIIRIPFIGGLLSPDATFFPKYDAGEFELGKSKMIVSRGLGNSTIRLRVFNRPEIITITLCRGGQ
- a CDS encoding exodeoxyribonuclease III, producing the protein MKAVSWNVNGLRACLGKGFLEYFKDVDADIFAIQETKLQEGQVELELEGYEQYWNYAVKKGYSGTAVFTKISPLSVAYGIDIEEHDAEGRVITLEFENFYFVNVYVPNSQRGLTRLDYRMKWEDDFREYLIKLDGIKPVICCGDKNVAHQEIDLKNPKSNRKNAGFTDEERQKMTELLNSGFIDAFRYLYPDKKDAYTWWSYMFKAREKNVGWRIDYFIVSERLKDKIKDVEIHSHVMGSDHCPVLLDIDI